One stretch of Enterobacter sp. RHBSTW-00994 DNA includes these proteins:
- the marR gene encoding multiple antibiotic resistance transcriptional regulator MarR: MKSTSDLFNEIIPLGRLIHMVNQKKDRLLNDYLSPLDITATQFKVLCSIRCEVCITPVELKKVLSVDLGALTRMLDRLVCKGWIERSPNPNDKRGVLVKLTRDGAAMCEQCHQLVGQTLHQELTKNLTADEVATLEHLLKKILP; encoded by the coding sequence GTGAAAAGCACCAGTGATCTCTTTAACGAAATTATTCCACTGGGACGTCTTATTCACATGGTAAACCAGAAAAAAGATCGCCTGCTCAATGACTATTTGTCACCGCTTGATATCACAGCGACACAGTTCAAAGTGCTGTGCTCCATTCGCTGCGAAGTGTGTATCACACCGGTTGAGCTGAAAAAGGTGCTCTCTGTCGATCTGGGTGCATTAACCCGCATGCTGGATCGTCTCGTCTGCAAAGGATGGATAGAACGAAGCCCTAACCCGAATGACAAACGTGGCGTGTTGGTGAAACTCACCCGCGACGGCGCAGCAATGTGTGAGCAATGTCATCAGTTAGTAGGACAAACACTGCACCAGGAACTAACAAAAAACTTAACGGCGGATGAAGTGGCAACGCTTGAGCACTTGCTTAAGAAAATCCTGCCGTAA
- the marA gene encoding MDR efflux pump AcrAB transcriptional activator MarA — protein MSRRNTDAITIHSILDWIEDNLESPLSLEKVSERSGYSKWHLQRMFKKETGHSLGQYIRSRKLTEIAQKLKESNEPILYLAERYGFESQQTLTRTFKNYFDVPPHKYRITSMPGESRYLYPLKHCS, from the coding sequence ATGTCCAGACGCAATACTGACGCTATTACTATTCATAGCATTTTGGACTGGATCGAAGATAACCTGGAATCGCCGCTCTCCCTTGAGAAAGTGTCAGAGCGTTCAGGTTACTCAAAATGGCACCTGCAACGGATGTTCAAAAAAGAGACCGGGCATTCATTGGGTCAATACATTCGCAGCCGCAAGCTGACAGAAATTGCCCAGAAGCTGAAAGAAAGCAATGAACCGATCCTGTATCTGGCGGAGCGTTATGGGTTTGAATCGCAACAAACTCTGACGCGGACGTTTAAGAACTACTTTGACGTGCCGCCTCATAAGTATCGCATCACCAGTATGCCGGGTGAATCCCGATACCTGTATCCGTTAAAACACTGTAGCTAA